The window TTTTGTAGCAGTTGACTCGGAAGGAAATGCTGTTCCACCATGTGGACGGTGCCGTGAGTTAATCAGTCAGCTTTCAAAAGAAAATTTTGAAGCTGTTGTAGAGGTTGAAAATGACACGTTTGTTTTATTGAAAGAGATTTTGCCGTACGACTGGAAAACCAATCGAGGCAGAGAGTGGTAATTGATTACAAAATATTTATAAATATACCGTTTTATAATAGTGGAAACTTTCGTACAATATACTTTAAGGGCAGTCTTAGAAGGTTTTGAGTGGAAAGGCTATAAGCTAGAAGAAATTGATTCTTAGAAGAAATTGATTCTTAGAAGAATCAAGGGAACGTCATGGAATCAGGTTTACATCAAGATTTGCTGAGACGCTAAGAATTTGTATCAAATGAAAGTTTGCTATAAAAACAAGGCATTAATACAAGTAGAGAGTGAGCTAAGATACAGCTCACTCCTTTTTGTCTAGCTAAAAAAATATAGACATTACTATATTTCACCGAAATAGATGATCTTATAAAAAAGTTTTAACGTCTATTTATTATATACCAAGCATTGGTAGATGTTTTCGGGTATGATAAGTGAGTGCTAATGCAATGCACTGTTTTAATTCATTTACTGGTATTTCATCATTCTCAGCAAATACAATCGCTCGTTTACCTTCATAGTTAAATAAATCTGTATAAACCTCTTTAAACGTATCAACTAGCATTGTATTACAGTTAAAATACATGGCGTATTGATCCGGGCTTGACTGTTTCCAGCCTATTCTAATTGTACTCCCTTTTTTTGTGATATAACTAGGCTCTCCCCATTTTAACGTTTCATCCACATGATCAAGGCCTTCTATCTCTATTGCCGTATCCAAAATTAACTGACGAAGAATCAATAGTCTCGACTGAATGTGTTTAGGATACTGTTCGAATACTTCCTCCACCTTAGTATTTTCAAATGCACTCATATCGATCATTCCTTTTTTAAAAAAACAAACTAGTCAACAATTATTTCTAGGTATTCCATCGTACATATTCAGTTTCTAAAAAAGTTGTCTGGTACAACATGGAAGCTATTTTATCGAAATATAAATTTCTGCTTGTCCGTCCTCTGGATTAATATCCTTACTATAATATTCAAAATCACCTGTGAATGCTCGGTTATTGCCTGGCTGCTGAGACCATTGCCAAATATCAGCCCAAGCACACTGCACCATCTTTATAAT of the Lysinibacillus fusiformis genome contains:
- a CDS encoding DUF1801 domain-containing protein, producing the protein MIDMSAFENTKVEEVFEQYPKHIQSRLLILRQLILDTAIEIEGLDHVDETLKWGEPSYITKKGSTIRIGWKQSSPDQYAMYFNCNTMLVDTFKEVYTDLFNYEGKRAIVFAENDEIPVNELKQCIALALTYHTRKHLPMLGI